The segment AATCTAAAACAGAGATTTCAACTTCTTGGAATCGATACACCAACCATTCACAAGAATACACTGTCTAATCAATTTGAAGTAACCTTTAAGACGATAAACAAATGAGAATCGTAATTATCGAAGACGAATACTTAATGGCAGATGAGCTCGAATCTTTAATTCTAGACTATAGTCCCGAACATACTATTGAAGCAAAGCTGACAACCATTGATGAAACCATTGAGTACTTCAATCATCACCCTGAACCGGACCTTATCTTCTCTGATATCCAATTGGCAGATGGATTAAGTTTTGAAATCTTCCAAGAAATAGATAGTCATGCCCCTGTGGTATTTTGTACTGCTTATGATGAATATGCATTAGAAGCTTTTAAAGCCAACGGTATTGATTATATCTTAAAACCATTTGACAGTGATACAATCACTAAAACATTAGATAAAATACATCGACTGACAAAAACGAAGTCGGATAACGATACTACTTTTAAGCAAGTAATGAATGATCTTTCCAATAAGAACCAAGTAACAACCAAAACGAATATCCTTATTTTTAAAGGAGACAAGATCATCCCTATCAATACTTCTGATATTGCTCTTGTACAACTAGAAAATGGGGTGTCGTATCTCTATACTTTTGAGGAGAAAAAATATGCTACAGAACAAACATTAGACGCTTTGGAAAATGATTTGGGGCAAGATTTCTATAGAGTAAATCGTCAATTTTTAATCAATAGAAAAGCCATTCATCATGTATCTAAATACTTTGCAAGAAAACTTCTTGTTGAGGTAAAACTTGACACTGAAGAAAAAATTATTGTGAGTAAAGCAAAAAGCAGTGATTTTTTAAGATGGCTTCAAGCCTAGTTTTTATTTCACATAAAATAGGCTGTCCGTTTCATATGCAAAATTGTCCGCCTTACATAGATTTTCAACCTCTATAAAACAGCATTAGATAATATTTGTATAAATAATTAATCTATTTATATGAATTTCAAAGCTGTCTTACTCTTAACGTTTCTTCTCAGCTCATCTTTCTTATTTAGTCAATCAAAATATGCAATCAACGGACAAATAAAAGATGCTTCCAATGGAGAAGATTTACCTTATGCTACGGTAACCATTAAAGAATTGCCAGGTGTAGGTACTACTGCCAATCTTTATGGGTATTACTCATTGAGCATTGCAGAAGGGGATTATACCATCATATACCATTATGTAGGCTATGATAAAATTGAGCAAAAAATTAGTCTTACAAAAGATACCAATATAAGTATTGAACTAAATCCCACTGCTCAAAGTCTAGAGGAAGTTGTTATTACTGCGGAAAGGGAAGATCAAAATATTACTCAAAATGAAGGTAGTGTCACTAAACTAGATACAAAAGCGATAAAAGAATTACCCACATTTGGTGGTGAAGTAGATATCATTAAAGTGATGCAAACACAACCCGGAGTAAAAACTTCTGGAGAAGGAGGATCAGGTTTCTATGTTAGAGGTGGAGGCTTGGACCAAAACCTTGTATTACTTGATGAAGCACCGGTATACAACCCATCACATCTAATGGGCTTTTTCTCTGTTTTTAATGGTGATGCAATAAAAGGTGCTACCATGTACAAAGGTGGAATGATGCCTGAGTATGGTGGACGTACTTCTTCTGTTCTAGATATTAGGATGAAAGAGGGAAATGCAAAAGAATACAACGTTACTGGAGGAATTGGAACCATTGCTTCGAGACTTACCGTTGAAGGTCCTATTGTAAAAGACAAAGGCTCATTTATGGTTTCGGGTAGAAGAACCTATGCTGATTTATTTTTAGGATTATTAGACGACCCTGCCTACAAGAATTCAGACCTTTACTTTTATGATTTAAACCTTAAAGCGAATTATCGAATTTCAGATAAAGATAGAATTTTCTTATCAGGATACTTTGGTAATGACAAGTTCGGAATGAGCTCAGACATGGGGATCAATTATGGTAATATGACAGGTACGCTACGTTGGAATCATGTATTCTCAAGTAAAGTTTTCTCTAATACA is part of the Flammeovirga agarivorans genome and harbors:
- a CDS encoding LytR/AlgR family response regulator transcription factor, yielding MRIVIIEDEYLMADELESLILDYSPEHTIEAKLTTIDETIEYFNHHPEPDLIFSDIQLADGLSFEIFQEIDSHAPVVFCTAYDEYALEAFKANGIDYILKPFDSDTITKTLDKIHRLTKTKSDNDTTFKQVMNDLSNKNQVTTKTNILIFKGDKIIPINTSDIALVQLENGVSYLYTFEEKKYATEQTLDALENDLGQDFYRVNRQFLINRKAIHHVSKYFARKLLVEVKLDTEEKIIVSKAKSSDFLRWLQA